The DNA window AAGCAAATGATGCACGCCGATGTTGTGCCTGAGAGAAGACTTGACAGAACCTGCCTGCATTGCGGTTACTGCGTGGATTCCTGCCCTGAGTCAGCAGTTTTCCTGGAAGAGGACGGCCCTGTTTTTGATCTTGAAAAGTGCGTCGGTTGCGGGGAATGCATCACAGCTTGTCCGGAGGGAGTGATAAAAATACTCTGGAATTCAAAGCCTGAGAACTTCGCCCAAAAGCTTGCCGAAGGCGGTAAAGCTGCGATTTTTGGAAAAGAAAACAGTTCGGTTTTCATAAACGGCCTCTTATCGGTGACCCCTGAATGCGATTGCGTTTCGGATGCCGGTGCGCCAATGATGGAAGATTTGGGATGGTTTATGTCGACCGATCCTGTGGCAGTCGACAGAGCGTGTTTTGACGCCGTTTTGCAAAATGCCGGACACGATATTTTCAAAGATGTCCACCCAAACACTTTTTTTGAAAAAACGCTGGATTACGCCGAAGAGATTGGGTTAGGAAAAAATTCCTACGAGCTGGAAGAGGTCAAATGAAAATAGTGAGAGACGCGGTCTGGGGTGACATTGAGCTTTCAGCGCTTGAAATCGAGGTGATCGACACAAAGGCGTTTCAAAGGCTCAGAAAAATAAAACAACTGGGCTGCGCGCATCTTGTTTACCCCACAGCCCTGCACACGAGGTTCGACCACAGCCTCGGATGCCTGCACTGCGCTCAGTCCATGATGGAGAATATAGAGAAAAAGGATTTTCGTTTCACGGATGAAGACAGGGTTTTGGTGAGAATGTCGGCTCTTCTGCACGACATCACCCACATACCTTTCGGTCACACTCTGGAAGACGAGAGGAGAATATTTCCAAGACACGATTTGAACATCAGGAGATGGTCTTATTTCGTGGAGGAAAGCGAAATAGGAGAAATTCTCGGCAGGGAAGGGATGGCGGAAAAGGTAAAAGAAACCCTTTTCGGCGACGAGGATGATTACCGGTCTGAAATAGTCAGGGGAGCCATTTCAGCCGATCTTCTCGATTACCTCGCGCGAGACGCTTATTTCTGCGGAATGAAAATAGGGTATGACCGGCGCGTTTTGAGGTATTTCGCCGTTGACGGGAAAAGACTCGTCATAGAGCTTTTCAAAGATGGAATATTCAGAAACGACGCTTTTTCAGAGACAGTAAACCTTTTGAGGTCGAGATATTTCATGACAGAGCGGATTTATTATCACCATTCAAAAATCGCCTGTTCGGTTATGGTTTCAAAAGCGGTAGAAGGAGCATTTTCCGCGGGGTTCGAAGAGAAGAATTTTTTGACCCTCGGTGACGAAGAAGTGCTGCATGAGATCAAAAAGTTCGGAAGAGGCGAAAACGGAACTGAATCCATAATCGATTTATACGAGAAGAGAAAACTCTACAAAAGATGCTTTCTGCACAGGACAAGGGACATAAAAGAGGACAGGGCGAGTGAGCTTTACCTGGACAAGGGAGGGGTGAGAAAAAAAATTGAGAACAAAATCGCGAAAAAACTCAAATTGCCCTCCTGGCAGATAGCCCTGTACTGTCCTCCTCCCCAAATGTACCTGAAAGAAGCCAGTGTGAATGTTCTTTTGAACAAGAACGAACACTGTAAACTCAACGAAATGGAAAATCCGGATATTTCCGCCCTCGAACACAAACACAAAAATCTTTGGAGCATCTACCTTTTTATATCTCCTGAAGCAGAAAGCCTCCGGGACAGGGCAGGAGAATCGTGTGAACAAGAGATTGGCCTGAAAAACGAATTGCCGAACGAAAAAAGAGGACAGCTATCGCTTTGGATGAATTAGAGATCGATCTTGTAAAGGTATCTTTTGAAGAGGGCAGGGAACTCTGGGTCCAAAAAAAATTCGTCTCTGTGTCTCAGATTCAACCCTACAGGTCCAGGGGAGACGAGTTTGCGGAAGAGA is part of the candidate division WOR-3 bacterium genome and encodes:
- a CDS encoding HD domain-containing protein, which gives rise to MKIVRDAVWGDIELSALEIEVIDTKAFQRLRKIKQLGCAHLVYPTALHTRFDHSLGCLHCAQSMMENIEKKDFRFTDEDRVLVRMSALLHDITHIPFGHTLEDERRIFPRHDLNIRRWSYFVEESEIGEILGREGMAEKVKETLFGDEDDYRSEIVRGAISADLLDYLARDAYFCGMKIGYDRRVLRYFAVDGKRLVIELFKDGIFRNDAFSETVNLLRSRYFMTERIYYHHSKIACSVMVSKAVEGAFSAGFEEKNFLTLGDEEVLHEIKKFGRGENGTESIIDLYEKRKLYKRCFLHRTRDIKEDRASELYLDKGGVRKKIENKIAKKLKLPSWQIALYCPPPQMYLKEASVNVLLNKNEHCKLNEMENPDISALEHKHKNLWSIYLFISPEAESLRDRAGESCEQEIGLKNELPNEKRGQLSLWMN
- a CDS encoding 4Fe-4S binding protein, encoding KQMMHADVVPERRLDRTCLHCGYCVDSCPESAVFLEEDGPVFDLEKCVGCGECITACPEGVIKILWNSKPENFAQKLAEGGKAAIFGKENSSVFINGLLSVTPECDCVSDAGAPMMEDLGWFMSTDPVAVDRACFDAVLQNAGHDIFKDVHPNTFFEKTLDYAEEIGLGKNSYELEEVK